From Acipenser ruthenus chromosome 2, fAciRut3.2 maternal haplotype, whole genome shotgun sequence, a single genomic window includes:
- the LOC117974094 gene encoding uncharacterized protein LOC117974094, whose protein sequence is MNRADYGWDKHLIVSFVGEQGLDSGGPRRNLMELTVRGLINWGGLWCGKEGHLIPAPDFLTLQNRSHCMAGRIVGTVLVQSSLQLNIFAESLINTIAGINQWFVDDVADETVQSKLKEILDYRGRRDWTGNPVVEKIAENISFLGEVNDAQNKDFTQAAARYYTYVVNSAQIEEFKEGLETFGITTLIRKHPDVMKLLLCGQKRATIQPDEVYDMFEAELLEVGSNQRDLEEEAMMHFMLFLSSLTNLNAACSLDDLLRFLTGAKQFPIGGYEIQPTIEFIRGSQFPTVSTCGLVLRLPIGLTEEQFKTHFEFAVRSCHDFSFV, encoded by the exons ATGAACCGAGCTGATTATGGTTGGGACAAACATCttattgtttcttttgttggAGAACAAGGGCTTGATTCTGGAGGACCTAGGCGCAATCTAATGGAACTGACTGTTCGTGGACTGATCAACTGGGGAGGACTTTGGTGTGGGAAAGAAGGACACCTCATTCCAGCTCCTGACTTTTTAACATTGCAGAACAGATCCCATTGTATGGCAGGGAGGATTGTTGGCACTGTTCTCGTTCAGAGTTCTCTACAGCTCAATATTTTTGCAGAATCTCTGATCAACACCATTGCAGGAATCAACCAGTGGTTTGTAGATGATGTTGCTGATGAAACTGTCCAAAGCAAGCTGAAAGAG ATATTAGACTATCGGGGAAGGAGGGACTGGACTGGCAATCCAGTTGTGGAGAAAATAGCAGAAAACATCAGCTTTCTAGGGGAGGTCAATGATGCCCAAAATAAAGACTTCACCCAAGCGGCTGCAAGATATTACACTTACGTAGTGAATAGTGCTCAAATTGAAGAATTCAAAGAAGGGCTCGAAACATTTGGAATTACAACATTGATAAGAAAACATCCAG ATGTGATGAAGTTGCTTTTGTGTGGCCAGAAAAGAGCAACAATACAGCCTGATGAAGTATATGACATGTTTGAGGCAGAGCTGTTAGAAGTGGGGTCAAATCAAAGGGATTTGGAGGAAGAGGCAATGATGCATTTCATGCTGTTTTTAAGCAGCTTGACAAACCTAA atGCAGCATGTTCCTTGGACGATCTACTGAGGTTCCTAACTGGAGCAAAACAGTTTCCCATTGGTGGATATGAGATTCAGCCAACTATAGAATTCATTAGAGGTTCACAATTCCCAACTGTAAGCACCTGTGGTCTTGTTTTGAGGCTGCCAATCGGCTTGACAGAAGAACAATTCAAAACTCATTTTGAATTTGCTGTCCGAAGCTGCCATGACTTTTCCTTTGTTTAG